AAGTATTTTATAACGAACAGTATAAAGGGGTACATTGGATACATTAGCTCCATTAAAACCCTGTAAAAACGTCTTCTGAATTACTTTTCCCGATTCCAGGCTTTTGATTTTTGACTCTATTCTTTGAGGAGGTAAAATGGCTAAAGGGGTTATTCAAATCGAGGAGAATCGCTGTATGGGTTGTGGTTTTTGTGAAATGTTTTGTAATAAGGGATGCATCAATATGACGGAGAGGGTTTCACAATTTGGGCTGCCTTTGCCCGACTTTAGCAAACCCGAG
This genomic stretch from Thermodesulfobacteriota bacterium harbors:
- a CDS encoding ferredoxin family protein, whose product is MAKGVIQIEENRCMGCGFCEMFCNKGCINMTERVSQFGLPLPDFSKPEDCSACGMCAWMCPHVAIEVYKYV